The window TCCAAATCAATTCCGATAAATTTTCTGCCGAACAAATGCGCGGCAATTCCCGTTGTTGAACTTCCGGTAAACGGATCAAGAACAATGTCACCTTTGTTCGTGCTTGAAAGGACAACTCGTTTTAGCAAATCTTCCGGTTTTTGCGTTGGATGTTTGCCGTACTTTTTTTCAATCGCTTTTGGTGTTCCCATAGACCAAACCGAACGCATTTGAAGTCCGGGCTTTTTCAACGCGTCCTCCGGCCAAGTGCCATTTTTCATCAAGTCGTAATTGAAAATATGTTTTGCTTTTTTATCTTTTCTTGCCCAAATAAGCGTTTCATGGCTTGCGGTGAAAAAACGGCAACTCAAATTCGGTGATGCGTTCGGTTTGAACCACGCAATATCATTGAGAACATGAAAACCCGCAACTTGGAGAGCAAAGCCGCATTGGTAAATGGAGTGATAAGTCCCACTAATCCAAATCGTGCCGTGCGGCTTCAGCACTCG of the Candidatus Paceibacterota bacterium genome contains:
- a CDS encoding site-specific DNA-methyltransferase, which produces MQKPYYQKDDFVLYQANCLDILADIPENSIDMVFADPPYLLSNGGFTVHAGRRVSVNKGEWDKSNGLKKDFEFHLEWVQAVKRVLKPHGTIWISGTYHSIYQCGFALQVAGFHVLNDIAWFKPNASPNLSCRFFTASHETLIWARKDKKAKHIFNYDLMKNGTWPEDALKKPGLQMRSVWSMGTPKAIEKKYGKHPTQKPEDLLKRVVLSSTNKGDIVLDPFTGSSTTGIAAHLFGRKFIGIDLDKKFLDVSIKRFEDLDRNMKNKKSKV